In a genomic window of Streptomyces noursei ATCC 11455:
- a CDS encoding serine/threonine-protein kinase gives MAGYRLLARLGEGGMGSVYLTRTRGNQPAALKVIRREFGQDPDFRSRFEQEVRAARRVQGYHIVPVLDHDTGGELPWLATAFIPGLPLDEALRDGPLPLPAVFQLIGAAADALGSVHAAGVVHRDLKPSNVLLGPQGPYVIDFGIARAADATQLTRSGGFIGTPQYMSPEHASGAQVTPAADVFSLGLIAAVAATGRHPYGDGAAITVAARIANTAQVAPDLDDYPEALRPLLTRCLSADARLRPTPAELAELCRAASGRGPRDFDGWLPDAVAAEIARRERAAKELPEPPPAATPPPPGYAPTQGPAGYTPTRGTGPHAAPTQGATGPVPPPPGGPHATPTVGPGAPAAGKRRSPVLRAAVGAVALVAVVGVTWTVARAGSPGDDVNSRHSSSSGPVTPTPAHQNTTPPAQTPSPDQNAGYQVVFKDRPFALRAPAAADFNSIDLDVPKAMPGVQGDDSPFEISYVSVAGEGLTFRTPMGRSTGRTAQACLDGSHTDVLPKTMKREELDKGRTIHVGTLLCTETTDGNLAMVEITGMTPNTASEMPDFATKVTLWKKG, from the coding sequence GTGGCCGGCTACCGGCTGCTAGCGCGGCTCGGCGAGGGCGGCATGGGGTCGGTGTACCTCACCCGCACCCGCGGCAACCAGCCCGCGGCCCTGAAGGTCATCCGCCGGGAGTTCGGCCAGGACCCGGACTTCCGCAGCCGCTTCGAGCAGGAGGTCCGGGCCGCCCGCCGGGTGCAGGGCTACCACATCGTGCCGGTCCTCGACCACGACACCGGCGGCGAACTCCCCTGGCTGGCCACGGCGTTCATCCCCGGCCTGCCGCTCGACGAGGCGCTGCGGGACGGCCCGCTGCCGCTGCCGGCGGTCTTCCAGCTGATCGGCGCGGCGGCCGACGCACTGGGTTCGGTGCACGCCGCCGGGGTCGTCCACCGCGACCTCAAGCCCAGCAACGTACTGCTCGGCCCGCAGGGCCCCTACGTCATCGACTTCGGCATCGCCCGGGCCGCCGACGCCACCCAGCTCACCCGCAGCGGCGGCTTCATCGGCACCCCGCAGTACATGTCCCCCGAGCACGCGAGCGGCGCGCAGGTCACGCCCGCCGCCGACGTCTTCTCGCTGGGCCTGATCGCGGCGGTCGCCGCCACCGGCCGGCACCCGTACGGGGACGGCGCGGCGATCACCGTCGCCGCCCGGATCGCCAACACCGCGCAGGTCGCCCCGGACCTCGACGACTACCCGGAGGCGCTGCGCCCGCTGCTGACCCGCTGCCTGTCCGCCGACGCCCGACTGCGGCCGACGCCGGCCGAGTTGGCGGAGCTGTGCCGGGCGGCGTCCGGGCGCGGGCCGCGGGACTTCGACGGCTGGCTGCCGGACGCGGTGGCCGCCGAGATCGCCCGCCGGGAGCGCGCCGCCAAGGAGCTGCCGGAGCCGCCGCCGGCCGCGACCCCGCCGCCGCCCGGCTACGCCCCGACCCAGGGCCCCGCCGGCTACACCCCCACCCGGGGCACGGGCCCGCACGCCGCCCCGACGCAGGGCGCCACCGGCCCGGTGCCCCCGCCGCCGGGCGGCCCGCACGCGACACCCACGGTCGGCCCCGGCGCGCCCGCGGCCGGCAAGCGGCGCAGCCCCGTGCTGCGGGCCGCGGTCGGCGCGGTGGCGCTGGTCGCCGTGGTCGGCGTCACCTGGACGGTGGCACGTGCCGGCAGCCCCGGCGACGACGTCAACAGCCGCCACAGCTCCTCCAGCGGCCCGGTCACGCCCACCCCCGCGCACCAGAACACCACTCCGCCCGCGCAGACCCCCTCGCCCGACCAGAACGCCGGCTACCAGGTCGTGTTCAAGGACCGTCCGTTCGCGCTGCGCGCCCCCGCGGCGGCGGACTTCAACTCCATCGACCTGGACGTCCCCAAGGCGATGCCGGGCGTGCAGGGCGACGACTCCCCCTTCGAGATCTCCTACGTCTCGGTGGCCGGCGAGGGCCTGACGTTCCGCACCCCCATGGGCCGCAGCACCGGCCGCACCGCCCAGGCGTGCCTGGACGGTTCGCACACCGACGTCCTCCCGAAGACCATGAAACGCGAGGAGCTGGACAAGGGCCGCACGATCCACGTCGGCACCCTGCTGTGCACGGAGACCACGGACGGCAACCTGGCGATGGTCGAGATCACCGGGATGACCCCGAACACCGCGAGCGAGATGCCGGACTTCGCGACGAAGGTGACGCTCTGGAAGAAGGGCTAG
- a CDS encoding TetR/AcrR family transcriptional regulator, producing MAKNGTESERGPAASGARRAPAGAAVLREDKTAAIRAAVFEELAAVGFARMSIEGIARRAGVGKTAVYRRWRSKLHLVLDVVSAVAAAGLPAPDTGSLRGDVRMVLEVAARALGHPMASQIIPDLLAEAARSPELAEALKAALHDSQEGVAAAVVARAVERGELPPDVDPRLALDLLTGPLYWRLLVVRDEVPAGYLDALAGSVTAALGAE from the coding sequence ATGGCAAAAAACGGCACCGAGAGCGAGAGAGGCCCGGCGGCATCCGGGGCGCGCCGGGCCCCGGCCGGCGCCGCCGTGCTGCGGGAGGACAAGACCGCCGCGATCCGCGCGGCGGTCTTCGAGGAGCTGGCCGCGGTCGGCTTCGCCCGGATGTCCATCGAGGGCATCGCCCGCCGGGCCGGGGTCGGCAAGACCGCCGTCTACCGGCGCTGGCGCTCCAAACTGCACCTGGTCCTGGACGTGGTCTCGGCGGTCGCCGCGGCGGGGCTGCCGGCCCCGGACACCGGGTCGCTCCGCGGCGATGTGCGGATGGTGCTGGAGGTCGCGGCCCGGGCGCTGGGACACCCGATGGCCTCGCAGATCATCCCGGACCTGCTCGCCGAGGCGGCACGCAGCCCGGAGCTGGCCGAGGCGCTCAAGGCCGCCCTGCACGACAGCCAGGAGGGTGTCGCGGCGGCGGTGGTGGCGCGGGCGGTGGAGCGCGGCGAGCTGCCGCCGGACGTGGATCCCCGACTGGCGCTCGACCTGCTGACCGGGCCGCTGTACTGGCGGCTGCTGGTGGTCCGCGACGAGGTGCCCGCGGGGTACCTCGACGCGCTCGCCGGGTCGGTGACGGCGGCGCTGGGCGCGGAGTAG
- a CDS encoding YfhO family protein — MSPTPSAPQEGVRAREVARTPSGATRPTSPTGIRRWPAAPMLAALLSMGAYCLALAVHGSYPFGPRSRSVNDLGNQFVPFHARLWDLLHGGAHGDLFFNWGSGYGVPFLADFVTYLMNPFSLLVGVFPRALVDLPVFLVTLLSIGLGAALMTVLLGRLRPGPGVLRALLAVGYGLCAWVLNDGYADPMWMWGLVSLPLLGIAADWCLRRVRWVTGTLLVAVAFAGNFYTAAMAALATGLVLAVRLTTDAETAGGRLRVVGRAAGMTAAGVALAAPVLTVSLRASRVAQPPPTAVYGGRPPLLDQLAQLLPGGHGDVPAPNVFVGVPALLLVAAFPFVRAVPARVRIGWSLLAVGIGASFVWKPTILLWHGLALPNGSPYRAAFVLSGVLVMIAWLALAHRPRARELAAGAALVAVLLGCCRNRSAVGGATWLVVAGGGAVVLAALARLRGRPRARLAATAVLTGAATLTAAYTAFSVTAVRDGIPWFRPKLTMTAGSLATRRGLIARDDWPRSRTDPGPHEYANNDPLLLGGEGGSYYSSYVPVATARALHGLGAGWYIRGRHTLSFEDPVGRALMGVSSAQAMPPAGGPRGRYTVVRDRPAPLVTVRRGPLPGPGRGPDTVFARQERLLGARVYEVPRLVPAAGTPAAPAPERAPGGWLLPDRPLPAADAEALAAPNTGTAFTARCTPGSVALWYAPWFGGEVGGPGGTARAVGRWDVTANPLRRLGTVPADGVVRVRFAGQGRPYVPERAVGCLSPGRLAAAVRALEGPVRLTAGGHELTATLRPGAAGTAVLALPAVPGWGCSVDGGPDRAPGAFGGLLAVPLARGATRLSCAYTPPGLAAGLATSGAAALVVGAVAGAARVRRGRWRPTPPSFPNSAFRPNS, encoded by the coding sequence GTGAGCCCGACACCTTCCGCACCGCAAGAGGGGGTGCGGGCCCGGGAGGTTGCCCGGACGCCGTCCGGCGCGACGCGCCCCACATCCCCGACCGGGATCCGGCGGTGGCCGGCCGCGCCCATGCTCGCGGCGCTGCTGTCCATGGGCGCGTACTGCCTGGCGCTGGCCGTCCACGGCAGCTATCCGTTCGGGCCGCGGTCCCGCTCCGTGAACGATCTGGGCAACCAGTTCGTGCCCTTCCACGCCCGGCTGTGGGACCTGCTGCACGGCGGCGCCCACGGGGACCTGTTCTTCAACTGGGGCAGCGGGTACGGCGTCCCGTTCCTGGCGGACTTCGTCACGTATCTGATGAACCCGTTCTCGCTGCTGGTGGGGGTGTTCCCGCGGGCCCTGGTGGATCTGCCGGTGTTCCTGGTGACGCTGCTGAGCATCGGGCTGGGCGCGGCGCTGATGACCGTCCTGCTGGGGCGGCTGCGACCCGGGCCGGGGGTGCTGCGGGCGCTGCTGGCGGTGGGGTACGGGCTGTGCGCCTGGGTGCTGAACGACGGGTACGCCGATCCGATGTGGATGTGGGGGCTGGTCTCGCTGCCGCTGCTCGGGATCGCGGCGGACTGGTGCCTGCGGCGGGTGCGCTGGGTGACGGGGACGCTGCTGGTGGCGGTCGCCTTCGCCGGGAACTTCTACACCGCGGCGATGGCCGCGTTGGCGACGGGGCTGGTGCTGGCGGTGCGGCTGACGACCGACGCCGAGACCGCCGGCGGGCGGCTGCGGGTGGTGGGCCGGGCGGCCGGTATGACGGCGGCCGGGGTCGCGCTGGCCGCGCCGGTGCTGACGGTGTCGCTGCGGGCCAGCCGGGTCGCCCAGCCGCCGCCCACGGCGGTGTACGGGGGCCGGCCGCCGCTGCTGGACCAGCTGGCGCAGTTGCTGCCGGGCGGGCACGGCGACGTGCCGGCGCCCAACGTCTTCGTCGGGGTGCCGGCGCTGCTGCTGGTGGCCGCCTTCCCGTTCGTCCGGGCGGTGCCGGCACGGGTCCGGATCGGGTGGTCGCTGCTCGCGGTGGGGATCGGCGCCTCGTTCGTGTGGAAGCCGACGATCCTGCTGTGGCACGGGCTGGCGCTGCCCAACGGGAGCCCGTACCGGGCCGCCTTCGTGCTCAGCGGGGTGCTGGTGATGATCGCGTGGCTGGCGCTGGCGCACCGCCCGCGGGCGCGCGAGCTGGCCGCGGGGGCGGCGCTGGTCGCGGTGCTGCTGGGCTGCTGCCGGAACCGGAGCGCGGTGGGCGGCGCGACCTGGCTCGTGGTGGCGGGCGGCGGGGCGGTGGTCCTGGCGGCGCTGGCCCGCCTCCGTGGGCGGCCCCGGGCGCGGCTGGCGGCCACCGCGGTGCTGACCGGCGCCGCCACGCTCACCGCGGCGTACACGGCGTTCTCGGTGACGGCCGTGCGGGACGGGATCCCGTGGTTCCGGCCGAAGCTGACGATGACCGCGGGGTCGCTGGCCACCCGGCGGGGGCTGATCGCCCGCGACGACTGGCCGCGCTCCCGTACCGACCCGGGCCCGCACGAGTACGCGAACAACGATCCGCTGCTGCTCGGCGGCGAGGGCGGCTCGTACTACAGCAGCTATGTGCCCGTGGCGACCGCCCGGGCGCTGCACGGCCTGGGCGCCGGCTGGTACATCCGGGGCCGGCACACGCTCAGCTTCGAGGACCCGGTGGGCCGGGCGCTGATGGGGGTGAGCAGCGCGCAGGCGATGCCGCCGGCGGGCGGGCCGCGCGGCCGGTACACCGTGGTGCGCGACCGGCCGGCGCCGCTGGTGACCGTGCGGCGCGGGCCGCTGCCGGGCCCAGGCAGAGGCCCGGACACCGTCTTCGCCCGCCAGGAGCGGCTGCTGGGCGCCCGGGTCTACGAGGTGCCGCGGCTGGTGCCGGCCGCCGGCACACCCGCGGCCCCGGCCCCGGAGCGCGCGCCCGGCGGCTGGCTGCTGCCGGACCGCCCGCTGCCCGCCGCGGACGCCGAGGCGCTGGCCGCGCCGAACACCGGGACGGCCTTCACCGCGCGGTGCACCCCCGGCAGCGTGGCGCTCTGGTACGCGCCGTGGTTCGGGGGCGAGGTCGGCGGGCCGGGCGGGACCGCCCGGGCGGTGGGCCGGTGGGACGTCACCGCCAATCCGCTGCGGCGGCTGGGCACCGTACCGGCCGACGGGGTGGTGCGGGTGCGGTTCGCCGGGCAGGGCCGCCCGTACGTGCCGGAGCGGGCCGTCGGCTGCCTCTCGCCGGGGCGGCTGGCCGCGGCGGTGCGGGCCCTGGAGGGGCCGGTGCGGCTCACCGCGGGCGGTCACGAGCTGACCGCGACGCTGCGCCCGGGGGCCGCGGGGACCGCGGTGCTCGCCCTGCCGGCGGTGCCCGGATGGGGCTGTTCGGTGGACGGCGGACCGGACCGGGCGCCCGGCGCGTTCGGCGGGCTGCTGGCCGTTCCGCTGGCGCGCGGGGCGACCCGGCTGAGCTGTGCCTACACCCCTCCGGGCCTGGCCGCGGGGCTGGCGACGAGCGGGGCGGCGGCGCTGGTGGTGGGCGCGGTGGCCGGTGCGGCGCGCGTCCGCCGCGGCCGGTGGCGCCCCACTCCACCCTCCTTCCCAAATAGTGCATTTCGCCCAAATTCGTAG
- a CDS encoding GtrA family protein, with amino-acid sequence MRGPAAAVPWGQVARFTMVGGVNTATFYACYLPLHRLLPYFAAYTAGFVLSLVGSFFLNTYFTYRTRPTWKKFLLFPLTQVTNYAVQSAGLVTLVSWLGMNSVAAPLVAALLALPVTFVVSRRILRPPRRPDGASDQPESPPARSGRPA; translated from the coding sequence ATGCGCGGCCCGGCCGCGGCGGTCCCCTGGGGACAGGTGGCCCGGTTCACGATGGTCGGCGGCGTCAACACCGCGACGTTCTACGCCTGTTACCTGCCGCTGCACCGGCTGCTGCCGTACTTCGCGGCCTACACGGCCGGCTTCGTGCTCAGCCTGGTCGGCTCCTTCTTCCTCAACACCTACTTCACCTACCGCACCCGCCCCACCTGGAAGAAGTTCCTGCTCTTCCCGCTGACCCAGGTCACCAACTACGCGGTGCAGAGCGCCGGTCTGGTGACGCTGGTGAGCTGGCTGGGGATGAACAGCGTGGCCGCGCCGCTGGTCGCGGCCCTGCTGGCGCTGCCGGTCACCTTCGTCGTCTCCCGGCGGATCCTGCGGCCACCGCGCCGCCCGGACGGCGCCTCCGATCAGCCCGAGTCGCCGCCGGCGCGCTCCGGCCGACCGGCCTAG
- a CDS encoding glycosyltransferase family 2 protein encodes MSRNSAHPDHAENPENPENPTGLESADGRDDRARPDPTVTVIVPVHNTRRYLDRSLGSVFAQTLDPHRIEIIAVDDGSTDGSAAWLDEAAAAHPRLTVVHQPASGGAGRPRNVGLDRATGDYVFFLDSDDHLGPEALARLVRMAQEHDSDIVYGRIVGVEGRGAPVDLRTTSPRVSVFDSPVYWTLAAYKLFRRSFVERHHLRFVEGRLLGEDLPFGITALLRAGTVSVLADYDCYYLHGREDDSNASRQDMDWPGYLAYIDTVLAVLTAEVPPGPDRDKLMVRHFHGEILMPFAASYLARDEAGRRAMREAARPLVDRHLTDRVLAALPPGLRLRAHCLRAGLAAELDAVVRADSGPGPAPGPPLVEDGRAYAAYPHFRDPDHPLPDALYDLTDRIAVHQRLTDLQWVGGVLHLHGTAALSAAGDVGTDQVDLVLHRSGAHLRVPAAYGPDGAWHAALDPAAAAHGAPLAEGIWGLKIAVAAGGADAAAAEPATALRREVWLVPEGGAPATDTAPRVVGHGPEGPTVAALFLSSPHGHLHLDLDHDGARRPLGADLRGEAACTRAGRATVAARLTLPGCPVDAGLQFVLRDATRCVALRTTVERGAGDRYRARSRLRSGPPGTWRVALRLTAGGLRRELPVRSADGAGPLTLTVPGPGR; translated from the coding sequence GTGTCCCGCAACTCCGCTCATCCCGACCACGCCGAGAACCCCGAGAACCCCGAGAACCCCACGGGCCTCGAAAGCGCCGACGGCCGCGACGACCGGGCCCGCCCCGACCCGACCGTCACCGTGATCGTGCCGGTCCACAACACCCGCCGCTACCTCGACCGCAGCCTCGGCTCGGTCTTCGCGCAGACCCTCGACCCGCACCGGATCGAGATCATCGCCGTCGACGACGGCTCCACCGACGGCAGCGCCGCCTGGCTCGACGAGGCCGCCGCCGCCCACCCCCGCCTCACCGTCGTCCACCAGCCGGCCTCCGGCGGCGCCGGCCGGCCCCGCAACGTCGGCCTGGACCGCGCCACCGGCGACTACGTCTTCTTCCTCGACTCCGACGACCACCTCGGCCCCGAGGCGCTGGCCCGCCTCGTCCGGATGGCCCAGGAGCACGACTCCGACATCGTCTACGGCCGCATCGTCGGCGTGGAGGGCCGCGGCGCCCCCGTGGACCTGCGCACCACCAGCCCCCGCGTCTCGGTCTTCGACTCGCCCGTCTACTGGACCCTCGCCGCCTACAAGCTCTTCCGCCGCTCCTTCGTCGAGCGCCACCACCTGCGCTTCGTCGAGGGCCGCCTGCTCGGCGAGGACCTCCCCTTCGGCATCACCGCCCTGCTGCGCGCCGGGACCGTCTCCGTCCTCGCCGACTACGACTGCTACTACCTGCACGGACGCGAGGACGACAGCAACGCCTCCCGCCAGGACATGGACTGGCCCGGCTACCTCGCCTACATCGACACCGTCCTGGCCGTCCTGACCGCCGAGGTCCCGCCCGGCCCGGACCGCGACAAGCTGATGGTCCGCCACTTCCACGGCGAGATACTCATGCCGTTCGCGGCCTCCTATCTCGCCCGGGACGAGGCCGGCCGCCGCGCGATGCGCGAGGCCGCCCGCCCCCTGGTCGACCGCCACCTCACCGACCGGGTGCTCGCCGCCCTCCCGCCCGGCCTCCGCCTCCGCGCCCACTGCCTGCGCGCCGGTCTCGCCGCCGAACTGGACGCCGTCGTCCGGGCCGACTCCGGCCCCGGCCCGGCACCCGGCCCGCCCCTCGTCGAGGACGGCCGCGCCTACGCCGCCTACCCCCACTTCCGCGACCCGGACCACCCGCTGCCGGACGCCCTCTACGACCTCACCGACCGCATCGCGGTGCACCAGCGCCTGACCGACCTCCAGTGGGTCGGCGGCGTCCTCCACCTCCACGGCACCGCGGCCCTTAGCGCCGCCGGCGACGTCGGCACCGATCAGGTGGATCTCGTCCTGCACCGCAGCGGCGCCCACCTCCGCGTCCCCGCTGCATACGGCCCCGACGGCGCCTGGCACGCCGCCCTCGACCCGGCCGCCGCGGCCCACGGCGCACCGCTGGCGGAGGGCATCTGGGGCCTGAAGATCGCGGTCGCGGCGGGCGGCGCGGACGCCGCGGCCGCCGAGCCGGCCACCGCCCTCCGCCGGGAGGTCTGGCTGGTCCCCGAAGGCGGCGCGCCGGCCACCGACACCGCCCCCCGCGTCGTCGGCCACGGCCCCGAGGGCCCCACCGTCGCCGCGCTCTTCCTCTCCTCCCCGCACGGCCACCTCCACCTCGACCTGGACCACGACGGCGCCCGCCGCCCGCTCGGCGCCGACCTGCGGGGCGAGGCGGCCTGCACCCGCGCCGGCCGCGCCACGGTCGCCGCCCGCCTCACCCTCCCCGGCTGCCCCGTCGACGCCGGCCTCCAGTTCGTGCTCCGCGACGCCACCCGCTGCGTGGCCCTGCGCACCACCGTCGAACGCGGCGCCGGCGACCGCTACCGCGCCCGCTCCCGCCTGCGCAGCGGCCCCCCGGGCACCTGGCGGGTCGCCCTCCGCCTCACCGCGGGCGGCCTGCGGCGCGAACTCCCGGTCCGATCCGCCGACGGCGCGGGGCCGTTGACGCTCACCGTGCCGGGGCCGGGGCGCTGA
- a CDS encoding PIG-L family deacetylase — MPRSGPLVSRRRLLQATGGAVLAGTVGTGVWAWLSPDGTRPAPPARSQESAEDPAEQVFLHVIAHPDDGLFFMNPGLAQAIRSGARTVTVCLTGGESDGRNAPRRSTLHDRVVPDRSAFARARVNGLLAAHAQMATGDEESVWDAEARTLLSGLQVEVQTLRAAPQHQLVFVELVEARAVYLPRATSLRGLWLGVIDALPTLRPEGSPVQRQFRYTRDQVTDTLAEVLDWVRPTVVRTLDPNAVHSDKPQLPTLDPRLAGLRYFDHQDHTASAHFTQAALARYWGRGAPAPTIVENYLGYELGVLPNDLDLSTARRKAGTLNIYGWVDRRPCADPAGCGDRKVGGTALNGSPRNWTRSTRLRAPGSNAWVRPARDGRLTAFAVLGGAAYCWAETAPGSGRFGAPALVGGESLESQIHVVRHPDGTLQLFASRTVLPGPDTEHHRELVTARQTGTGRGGVPAFGDWASLGSPEPDPVRSLEVGYPAAVAAPDGTVHVFVRTWDGGIGHRGGPDGAQWSPWDRLEGPAGVGTLTASPQVVDGIDACVDTGGLIHLVAPSVRTVQHWVSKEPGGTPRPGAATGLPEPGGPVSVVPLAGGMVRIAYRQSMTARVLIAERRRALGTWRVSGQCERAGGYGRVALAPAGRGDRMVLAARDDAGDVRVAMAQAAPKPWQRCALAHSAAAGVAQDTAGRAVLVALGNDGRLYTARQQKAGQTAPFLAWRAAGTA, encoded by the coding sequence GTGCCCCGGTCAGGACCGCTCGTCTCCCGCCGCCGGTTGCTTCAGGCCACCGGCGGTGCCGTTCTCGCGGGCACCGTGGGCACCGGCGTCTGGGCCTGGCTGTCCCCGGACGGCACCCGCCCGGCCCCGCCGGCCCGTTCGCAGGAGTCCGCCGAGGATCCGGCCGAGCAGGTGTTCCTGCACGTCATCGCGCACCCCGACGACGGCCTGTTCTTCATGAACCCGGGCCTGGCACAGGCCATCCGCAGCGGCGCGCGGACCGTCACGGTGTGCCTGACGGGCGGTGAGTCCGACGGCCGGAACGCGCCCCGCCGCAGCACCCTGCACGACCGTGTGGTGCCCGACCGGTCGGCCTTCGCCCGGGCCCGGGTCAACGGTCTGCTCGCCGCGCACGCCCAGATGGCCACCGGCGACGAGGAGAGCGTCTGGGACGCCGAGGCCCGCACCCTGCTGTCGGGCTTGCAGGTGGAGGTCCAGACGCTGCGCGCCGCCCCCCAGCACCAGCTGGTCTTCGTGGAGCTGGTGGAGGCCCGCGCGGTCTACCTGCCGCGCGCCACCAGCCTGCGCGGGCTCTGGCTCGGGGTGATCGACGCGCTGCCCACGCTGCGCCCCGAGGGCAGCCCCGTCCAGCGGCAGTTCCGCTACACCCGCGACCAGGTCACCGACACCCTGGCCGAGGTCCTCGACTGGGTCCGGCCCACCGTCGTGCGCACCCTGGACCCCAACGCGGTGCACTCCGACAAGCCGCAGCTGCCCACCCTCGACCCGCGGCTGGCCGGGCTGCGCTACTTCGACCACCAGGACCACACCGCCTCCGCCCACTTCACCCAGGCGGCGCTGGCCCGCTACTGGGGACGCGGCGCCCCCGCCCCGACCATCGTGGAGAACTACCTCGGCTACGAACTCGGCGTCCTGCCGAACGACCTCGACCTGTCCACCGCCCGCCGCAAGGCCGGCACGCTGAACATCTACGGCTGGGTCGACCGCCGCCCCTGCGCCGACCCGGCGGGCTGCGGCGACCGCAAGGTCGGCGGCACCGCGCTCAACGGCAGCCCGCGGAACTGGACCCGCAGCACCCGGCTGCGCGCCCCCGGCTCCAACGCCTGGGTGCGGCCGGCCAGGGACGGGCGGCTGACCGCCTTCGCGGTGCTCGGCGGGGCCGCGTACTGCTGGGCGGAGACGGCGCCGGGCAGCGGCCGGTTCGGCGCCCCGGCGCTCGTCGGCGGGGAGTCGCTGGAGAGTCAGATCCACGTGGTGCGCCACCCGGACGGCACGCTCCAGCTGTTCGCGTCCCGGACGGTCCTGCCGGGGCCGGACACCGAGCACCACCGCGAGCTGGTCACCGCGCGGCAGACCGGGACCGGCCGGGGTGGGGTGCCCGCCTTCGGGGACTGGGCGTCGCTGGGGTCCCCGGAACCGGACCCGGTCCGGTCGCTGGAGGTCGGCTACCCGGCCGCGGTGGCGGCGCCGGACGGCACCGTGCACGTCTTCGTCCGGACCTGGGACGGCGGGATCGGCCACCGCGGCGGGCCGGACGGCGCGCAGTGGTCGCCCTGGGACCGGCTGGAGGGGCCGGCCGGGGTCGGCACCCTCACGGCGTCCCCGCAGGTCGTCGACGGGATCGACGCGTGTGTGGACACCGGGGGGCTGATCCACCTGGTGGCGCCCAGCGTCCGGACCGTGCAGCACTGGGTGTCCAAGGAGCCGGGGGGCACGCCCCGGCCCGGCGCGGCCACCGGGCTGCCGGAGCCGGGCGGTCCGGTCAGCGTCGTCCCCCTGGCCGGCGGCATGGTGCGGATCGCCTACCGGCAGTCGATGACCGCCCGGGTGCTGATCGCCGAGCGGCGGCGGGCGCTCGGCACCTGGCGGGTCTCCGGGCAGTGCGAACGGGCCGGCGGCTACGGGCGGGTGGCGCTGGCGCCGGCCGGTCGCGGCGACCGGATGGTGCTGGCCGCCCGGGACGACGCCGGCGACGTCCGGGTGGCGATGGCGCAGGCCGCGCCCAAGCCCTGGCAGCGGTGCGCACTGGCGCACTCGGCGGCGGCCGGGGTGGCCCAGGACACGGCCGGCCGGGCGGTGCTGGTCGCCCTCGGCAACGACGGCCGGCTGTACACGGCCCGGCAGCAGAAGGCCGGCCAGACCGCGCCGTTCCTGGCCTGGCGGGCCGCGGGCACGGCCTAG
- a CDS encoding glycosyltransferase family 2 protein → MKLSIVVPCYNEEAVIGRFDEQLRAVLDPLAVEYELCYVDDGSHDGTLPRLRALAHQHRGTTRYLSFSRNFGKEPAMLAGLRTATGDAVIIMDADLQHPPELIEKMLDLYQLGHDQVIARRSRDGDRRLRTVLSRLYYRAVNTWIDVELVDGAGDFRLLSRKAVDALVSLPEYNRFSKGLFSWIGFDTVSFDYRNAAREAGETKWRFGSLVNYGIDGMISFNCRPLRAAIYAGLSLASLATLYALWVIGVAVAGGVTAPGYVTLVAIIVGLGGLQMVMLGLIGEYIGRIYYETKRRPHFLVKESDGATPTGAPVRAPTPSGTAAVGPRSP, encoded by the coding sequence ATGAAGCTCTCCATCGTCGTGCCCTGCTACAACGAAGAGGCCGTCATAGGCCGCTTCGACGAACAGCTGCGCGCGGTGCTCGACCCGCTCGCGGTCGAGTACGAGCTGTGCTACGTGGACGACGGCAGCCACGACGGGACGCTGCCCCGGCTCCGCGCCCTGGCCCACCAGCACCGCGGCACCACCCGCTACCTCTCCTTCAGCCGCAACTTCGGCAAGGAGCCGGCGATGCTGGCCGGGCTGCGGACCGCCACCGGCGACGCGGTGATCATCATGGACGCCGACCTCCAGCACCCGCCGGAGCTGATCGAGAAGATGCTCGACCTCTACCAGCTCGGCCACGACCAGGTCATCGCCCGGCGCAGCCGGGACGGCGACCGGCGGCTGCGCACCGTCCTCAGCCGCCTGTACTACCGCGCCGTCAACACCTGGATCGACGTCGAACTGGTCGACGGCGCGGGCGACTTCCGGCTGCTGTCCCGCAAGGCGGTGGACGCGCTGGTCTCGCTGCCCGAGTACAACCGCTTCTCCAAGGGGCTGTTCTCCTGGATCGGCTTCGACACCGTCAGCTTCGACTACCGCAACGCCGCCCGGGAGGCCGGGGAGACCAAATGGCGCTTCGGCTCGCTGGTCAACTACGGCATCGACGGGATGATCTCGTTCAACTGCCGTCCGCTGCGCGCCGCCATCTACGCCGGGCTGAGCCTGGCGTCCCTCGCCACCCTCTACGCCCTGTGGGTCATCGGCGTGGCCGTCGCCGGCGGGGTCACCGCGCCCGGCTATGTGACGCTGGTGGCCATCATCGTGGGACTGGGCGGCCTGCAGATGGTGATGCTCGGACTGATCGGCGAGTACATCGGGCGGATCTACTACGAGACCAAGCGCCGGCCGCACTTCCTGGTCAAGGAGAGCGACGGCGCCACGCCCACGGGCGCCCCGGTGCGCGCGCCCACTCCCTCCGGGACCGCCGCCGTGGGCCCGCGGTCCCCCTGA